The Polynucleobacter sp. MWH-CaK5 region CGAACAAAACTACGCTGTCAAAGTGATTGCCATCACTGGTACGAATGGCAAAACAACGACCACGGCATTAACAGGCTTACTCTGTGAAAGAGCGGGCAAGTCTGTGGCAGTCGCAGGCAATATCAGTCCGGCCGCTTTAGATAAGTTATTGGATATCGAAGAATTGCCAGATGTTTGGGTTTTAGAGCTTTCTAGTTTCCAGCTTCAGCACACTTACAGTCTTCATGCGGATGCCGCGACTGTTTTGAATGTGACCCAAGACCATTTGGATTGGCATGGTGATTTTGAACAATATGCGGCAGCAAAGGCCAGAATTTTCAGCCCTAATACGATCGCTGTATTAAATCGCGATGACAACAGTGTGATGAATATGCAGTCTGATATGAATCGCACGATCACCTTTGGAGTTGAAGCGCCTACTGAAGAAGATGCATTTGGTGTATTCCATGATACGGCTGCTGGTGGTATCGATTGGTTGGTATGGGCTGAGCCTGATGCAGAAGCTCTGGAGCTAAAAGCAAAGCGTCGTCGCAAAAAAGCCGATGTGGATGATGAGCCTTTGAGGTTGAAGCGCTTGATGCCGGCAGATGCTTTGCGCATCAAAGGAAGACATAACGCAAGTAACGCCTTAGCAGCTTTGGCACTCAGTATTGCTATTGATATTCCGATGGGCCCTCTATTGCATGGTTTGCGTGAGTACAAGGGTGAGCCACATCGCATGCAGTCAGTGGCCATCGTTGAAGGTGTTGAGTACATCGATGATAGTAAAGGCACCAATGTTGGTGCTACCTTGGCTGCCTTGAATGGTTTGGGTCAGTCCGGCTCAGGTTCAGTATCAAGTGCAACGGCAAAAATCATTTTGATTGCAGGTGGTGAAGGCAAGGGGCAAGATTTCTCTCCATTGAGCCAAGCGCTTGCACGTCATGCCAAAGCGATCATTTTGATTGGTCGAGATGCGCCAGCCATCAGAAGTGCTATTGAATCATCGGGTGTTGCCATCCGTGATGCTGATACTTTGGAACAGGCCGTCGAATCAGCGGCTGAGATGGCGGAGTCAGGTGACTTGGTCTTGCTGTCACCAGCTTGCGCAAGTTTTGACATGTTCAAAGATTACGCGCACCGCGCTCAAGTCTTCGTTGATGCGGTGAGTGAGTTAGCTAGCTTGAAAGGTCAGGTGAGCGCATGATTCAATTCTTCAAACGTTTCAGTGCCAATGGCATCAGTGGTGTCAAAGGTGGCATCAAAGAAGGTTTCGAAGATTTTCGTTTGGGATTGCGTGACGCCACAACCGTGGTTCGTCCAACTCGTTCACGCATGATGGAATATGACCAACCATTGTTATGGGCTGTTTTGATTCTCGTGACATTGGGTCTTGTGATGGTTTATTCGGCATCGATTGCTTTACCCGATGGTCCTAAATATGCCAAATACAGCACCAGTCACTTTTTGGTTAGACATGGCATCTCTATTGCAATTGCTTTCACGGTAGGTATTTTTGCTTTCAAAGTACCTCTTAAAGTTTGGGATCGTTTAGCGCCCGCCATTTTTGCTTTGGCATTCATCATGTTGATCTTTGTTTTGATTCCAGGGGTTGGTAAAGGGGTCAATGGTGCAAAGCGTTGGATTCCATTGGGCATCACAAATTTCCAACCATCAGAATTGATGAAGTTAGCAGTTGTTTTATTTGCTGCTTGGTACACCGTCCAGCGTCAAGAGTATTTGCACACCTTGGTCAAAGGTTTGTTGCCGATGGGTGCTGCGGTGATAGCGGTGGGTGTCTTGCTGCTATTACAACCTGACATGGGTGCTTTCATGGTGATTGCCGTGATTGCGATGGGCCTATTATTTTTAGGGGGCATCAACGCCAAATTGTTTGGTGCGCTGACAGCTTTGGCCATTGGCAGTTTTGCATCCATCATCATCTTTTCTGAATTTAGAAGACAGCGGATTTTTGCTTACCTTGATCCTTGGAATGAAGAGTTTGCTGCTGGTAAAGCCTATCAATTAACACATTCACTCATGGCATTTGGCCGAGGGGAGTGGTTCGGAGTTGGTTTGGGCGGAAGTATTGAAAAACTTCATTACCTTCCAGAAGCGCACACAGATTTTATTTTGGCAGTGATTGGCGAAGAGTTGGGATTCGTTGGCGTCGCTGTTGTCATCGCAATTTTCTATTGGATTATTCGACGTGCATTCTTGATTGGTCGAACAGCTTTGCAATTGGATCGAAGTTTTGCTGGCTTGGTTGCAAAAGGCATTGCGATTTGGATTGGTTGGCAGGCGTTCATCAATATGGGCGTTAACTTGGGCATCTTGCCGACCAAGGGCTTGACCTTACCGTTTGTTAGTTTTGGTGGCTCAGGTTTGATGATGAACGCAGTTGCGGTTGCGATCTTGTTAAAGATTGACGTTGAGAACAGAGTGTTGATGAGGGGTGGCAAGTTATGACGCACTCACCCACCTTATTGGTCATGGCTGGCGGTACTGGCGGGCATATTTTCCCAGGCTTGGCTGTGGCTGAATATTTGCGTGAGCATGGTTGGAATGTTTCTTGGTTGGGGAATGCCAAGGGCATGGAATACCGCTTGGTGCCGCCTCGCGGTTTTGCTTTTGAATCCATTCAGTTTGGTGGCTTAAGAGGCAAGGGAATCAAAACATTGGTGTTGTTGCCATTTAATTTATTACGAGCATTTTGGCAAAGCATTCAAGTATTGCGTCGAGTAAAGCCCGATGTTGTGTTGGGCATGGGTGGTTATGTCACATTCCCGGCTGGAATGATGAGTGTTTTATTGGGTAAGCCATTGGTTTTGCATGAGCAAAATTCAATTGCTGGTTTAGCCAATAAAGTATTGGCCAAAGTTGCAGACAAAACTTTGTGCGCATTTCCAAATGCATTGCCGGGTGCTGTTTGGTTGGGTAATCCATTGCGTGCTGGTATGAGTCAAATTGAATCTCCACAAGCTCGTTACTCAGCAAGATCTGGTCGTTTACAGATTTTGGTGGTGGGTGGTAGTTTGGGAGCTGCAGCATTGAATGAAGTGGTCCCAGAAGCCCTTGCAAAAATCCCAGTTGAATCTAGACCATCGGTGATCCACCAAGCAGGTGAGAAACACCTTGATCAATTGCGCCAGAAATACGCGAGCTTGAATGTTGAGGCAGAAGTTGTGCCATTCATTGATGACATGGTGACAGCTTATGCAAAAGCAGATTTAGTGATTTGTCGAGCAGGTGCCATGACTGTGGCAGAAATTTCAGCGGTGGGCGTGGCCTCGTATTTGGTGCCCTTCCCATACGCTGTGGATGATCATCAAACGTCGAATGCAAAATTTCTTTCAGAGGCTGGCGCTGCTGTGTTGATGCCGCAAGCTGATATGACAACAGATTCATTGGCTGTTTATTTGCAAACAGTTGATCGCGCAGAGTTATCAAAAATGGCTGAACGCGCTTTGAGTCAGGCCAAGCCAAATGCAACCAAAGATGTTGCAGAAATATGTCAAATGTTATCTAAGAGAGCGGTTCAGTCATGAAGCACATTCTTCATCAAATTCATTTTGTCGGCATTGGTGGTGCAGGCATGAGCGGTATTGCTGAGGTGTTACTCAATCTTGGTTACAAGGTGAGTGGCTCAGACATGGCTGAAAGTGCAACCACCAAACGTTTGCGTGAGTGTGGTGCAGAAATCACCATTGGTCATCATGCCAAGAATGTGGGTAGTGCAGAGGCAGTTGTTATTTCAACAGCCGTTACTGGAGACAACCCAGAAGTCTTGGCTGCCCGTGCGGCGCGTATTCCAATTGTGCCAAGAGCTGTGATGCTGGGTGAGTTGATGCGCTTAAAGCAGGGCATTGCTATTGCAGGCACTCATGGCAAAACAACCACGACCAGTTTGTTGGCTTCAGTTTTGGCTGAGGGTGGTTTGGATCCAACCTTTGTGATTGGCGGAAAATTAACGTCTGCTGGTGCAAATGCACGTTTAGGCACTGGTGATTTTATTGTGGCCGAAGCCGATGAATCAGACGCATCCTTCTTAAACTTATTGCCAGTGATTGAAGTGATCACCAACATTGATGCTGATCACATGGACACTTATCAGCACGATATGGCTAAGTTAAAACAAGCCTTCGTGCAATTCACGCAACGCATGCCGTTTTATGGTGTTGCTGTGTTGTGCGTTGATGATCAAAACGTGCGCGATATTTTGCCGTTTGTGTCACAACCAATTCTTGGGTATGGCTTATCTGAAGATGCTGATGTGCGCGCTATTGATGTTGTTGCCGATGGTCCTCAGATGCATTTCACAGCCTTGCGACACACCGTGCGTCGTCATGGCGATACGCCAGGGCCATTGAAGGTCACATTGAATTTACCAGGCTTACACAATGTGCGTAACGCACTTGCAGCGATTGCCATTGCCACTGAGTTGGGTGTGAGTGATGCAGCCATCGTGAAAGCCTTGAAAGAATTCCACGGCGTTGGCCGCCGTTTCCAGCGTTATGGAGAAGTGAAGTTGCCTCAGGGTGGTACATGCACTGTGATTGATGATTACGGTCATCATCCTGTAGAGATGGCAGCAACACTCTCTGCAACCAGAGGAGCCTTCCCAGGCCGTCGATTATTGCTGGCATTCCAGCCACATCGTTACACCAGAACGCGTGACTGCTTTGGTGAGTTTGTGCGAGTTCTTCAAGGTGTGGATGCTTTGGCTTTAACCGAAGTTTATCCAGCGGGTGAGGCTCGAATTTCCGGTGCTGATGGAGAGGCTTTGATCAAAGCTTTGGCAAAGGCCAAAGAAGAAGGTCGCTTATTGGATGTTGCTAATACTAAATTTATAAAAGATGTGAATGAATTGCCGAATTTGGTGATGAGCATGGCGCGCGATGGTGATGTGATCATCACCATGGGTGCAGGATCCATCTCTGCTGTTCCAGGAAAGTTGGCGGGAGGTTCAAATGCCTAATCTGATGAATTGGAGCGAAGAAGTACAAAAAGATTTGTCACAAGTGAATGTTGCTGCCTTGGGCAAGGTCGGAGTGTTGCTTGGCGGTAAATCAGGTGAAAGAGATATTTCTTTGATGTCAGGCAAAGGTGTTTTAGATGCTTTGATTTCAAAGGGTGTGAATGCTCATGCTTTTGACCCAGGCCAACAAGCCATCACAGAATTAGCTGCGCAGAAATTTGATCGAGTCTTCATTGCCCTCCATGGTCGTTATGGTGAAGACGGCACGATGCAAGGTCTGCTGGAGCAAATGAATTTGCCTTATACCGGCAGTGGTGTATTGGCTTCTGCTCTTGCGATTGATAAACAAGCGACCAAGCGATTATGGTCCAGCTTTGATTTGGCCACACCTCGATTTGCAATGTTAAATGCCAAGAGTGATTGGCAAAAAATTATCCAAGATCTTGGACTGCCGATCATTGTGAAGCCAGCCAGAGAGGGATCATCTCTTGGTTTGAGCAAAGTCATGAAGGCAGAAGATTTGCCGGCAGCGTATGCATTGGCAGCGAAGCTTGATC contains the following coding sequences:
- a CDS encoding D-alanine--D-alanine ligase translates to MNWSEEVQKDLSQVNVAALGKVGVLLGGKSGERDISLMSGKGVLDALISKGVNAHAFDPGQQAITELAAQKFDRVFIALHGRYGEDGTMQGLLEQMNLPYTGSGVLASALAIDKQATKRLWSSFDLATPRFAMLNAKSDWQKIIQDLGLPIIVKPAREGSSLGLSKVMKAEDLPAAYALAAKLDRDVMAEQCIIGEELTCPIVGDGENARALPVIRIVAPDSNYDYHNKYFSDDTKYLCPTGLDLALETKVQELALSAYRALGCKGWGRADVMIDQKTNQPYLLEMNTAPGMTGHSLVPMAAKAAGVEYADLVLWLLSKAGIHS
- the murD gene encoding UDP-N-acetylmuramoyl-L-alanine--D-glutamate ligase; translation: MIQLQHPFGKERPQAMRVLVLGLGESGAAMVRWCVAQGAKVSVADTRSIEQLSEGAKKYHQVVKDLGVKEIHLGGLSAELLNATDVIAISPGLSPLQEPVQSFLANAAEKEIPVWSEIEFFAQAIQALKDEQNYAVKVIAITGTNGKTTTTALTGLLCERAGKSVAVAGNISPAALDKLLDIEELPDVWVLELSSFQLQHTYSLHADAATVLNVTQDHLDWHGDFEQYAAAKARIFSPNTIAVLNRDDNSVMNMQSDMNRTITFGVEAPTEEDAFGVFHDTAAGGIDWLVWAEPDAEALELKAKRRRKKADVDDEPLRLKRLMPADALRIKGRHNASNALAALALSIAIDIPMGPLLHGLREYKGEPHRMQSVAIVEGVEYIDDSKGTNVGATLAALNGLGQSGSGSVSSATAKIILIAGGEGKGQDFSPLSQALARHAKAIILIGRDAPAIRSAIESSGVAIRDADTLEQAVESAAEMAESGDLVLLSPACASFDMFKDYAHRAQVFVDAVSELASLKGQVSA
- the murG gene encoding undecaprenyldiphospho-muramoylpentapeptide beta-N-acetylglucosaminyltransferase gives rise to the protein MTHSPTLLVMAGGTGGHIFPGLAVAEYLREHGWNVSWLGNAKGMEYRLVPPRGFAFESIQFGGLRGKGIKTLVLLPFNLLRAFWQSIQVLRRVKPDVVLGMGGYVTFPAGMMSVLLGKPLVLHEQNSIAGLANKVLAKVADKTLCAFPNALPGAVWLGNPLRAGMSQIESPQARYSARSGRLQILVVGGSLGAAALNEVVPEALAKIPVESRPSVIHQAGEKHLDQLRQKYASLNVEAEVVPFIDDMVTAYAKADLVICRAGAMTVAEISAVGVASYLVPFPYAVDDHQTSNAKFLSEAGAAVLMPQADMTTDSLAVYLQTVDRAELSKMAERALSQAKPNATKDVAEICQMLSKRAVQS
- the murC gene encoding UDP-N-acetylmuramate--L-alanine ligase, with translation MKHILHQIHFVGIGGAGMSGIAEVLLNLGYKVSGSDMAESATTKRLRECGAEITIGHHAKNVGSAEAVVISTAVTGDNPEVLAARAARIPIVPRAVMLGELMRLKQGIAIAGTHGKTTTTSLLASVLAEGGLDPTFVIGGKLTSAGANARLGTGDFIVAEADESDASFLNLLPVIEVITNIDADHMDTYQHDMAKLKQAFVQFTQRMPFYGVAVLCVDDQNVRDILPFVSQPILGYGLSEDADVRAIDVVADGPQMHFTALRHTVRRHGDTPGPLKVTLNLPGLHNVRNALAAIAIATELGVSDAAIVKALKEFHGVGRRFQRYGEVKLPQGGTCTVIDDYGHHPVEMAATLSATRGAFPGRRLLLAFQPHRYTRTRDCFGEFVRVLQGVDALALTEVYPAGEARISGADGEALIKALAKAKEEGRLLDVANTKFIKDVNELPNLVMSMARDGDVIITMGAGSISAVPGKLAGGSNA
- the ftsW gene encoding putative lipid II flippase FtsW, whose amino-acid sequence is MIQFFKRFSANGISGVKGGIKEGFEDFRLGLRDATTVVRPTRSRMMEYDQPLLWAVLILVTLGLVMVYSASIALPDGPKYAKYSTSHFLVRHGISIAIAFTVGIFAFKVPLKVWDRLAPAIFALAFIMLIFVLIPGVGKGVNGAKRWIPLGITNFQPSELMKLAVVLFAAWYTVQRQEYLHTLVKGLLPMGAAVIAVGVLLLLQPDMGAFMVIAVIAMGLLFLGGINAKLFGALTALAIGSFASIIIFSEFRRQRIFAYLDPWNEEFAAGKAYQLTHSLMAFGRGEWFGVGLGGSIEKLHYLPEAHTDFILAVIGEELGFVGVAVVIAIFYWIIRRAFLIGRTALQLDRSFAGLVAKGIAIWIGWQAFINMGVNLGILPTKGLTLPFVSFGGSGLMMNAVAVAILLKIDVENRVLMRGGKL